The Dendropsophus ebraccatus isolate aDenEbr1 chromosome 3, aDenEbr1.pat, whole genome shotgun sequence genome includes a region encoding these proteins:
- the LOC138786903 gene encoding transmembrane protein 17B-like, translating into MSLHSPLPSNVRHGLASISGSFFIQNKTRDCGESRSYHTGHELVSSLPLQMVLYFNLLFFPVWFISEATMLELKYQSLPGYYQFLLITAVTILTLIESLRLYLGYIGNLHEKVPELAGFLLLTLLIQMPLILFLLTDEQIVILPLEYAVHTIYILFLKTELLVSYFVLKVMTRQLATQFYLQRSEELENKVSSAKCSQVTIQRNRGCTNDQHQRDALLY; encoded by the exons ATGTCTCTCCATAGTCCTCTGCCAAGTAACGTCCGCCACGGCCTCGCCAGCATCAGTGGCTCCTTCTTCATCCAAAacaaaactagagattgtggggAAAGTCGTTCTTATCATACAG GACATGAATTGGTGTCCAGCCTTCCCTTACAGATGGTCTTGTACTTTAACCTGCTTTTCTTTCCTGTATGGTTTATATCAGAGGCCACCATGCTGGAGCTGAAG TATCAGTCGCTGCCGGGTTACTATCAGTTCCTCTTAATAACAGCCGTCACCATTCTCACATTGATAGAAAGCCTGAGACTCTACCTGGGATATATCGGGAACTTACATGAGAAG GTTCCGGAGTTGGCCGGGTTCCTGCTCCTGACCCTCCTCATCCAGATGCCGCTGATCCTTTTCCTTCTAACAGATGAGCAGATTGTGATTCTTCCCCTGGAATACGCCGTTCATACGATTTACATCCTCTTCCTTAAGACGGAACTATTGGTGTCGTACTTTGTTCTGAAGGTCATGACGCGTCAGCTCGCTACCCAGTTCTATCTCCAGCGCTCGGAGGAGTTAGAGAACAAAGTCTCCTCTGCCAAGTGCTCGCAGGTGACCATCCAGCGCAACCGCGGCTGCACCAACGACCAGCACCAGAGGGATGCGCTACTCTACTGA
- the LOC138786906 gene encoding selenoprotein M-like encodes MVPTAALCLLALSLCINAESDNDTVERILIEDTEVARGKVIAPSVVGCAIKSKPGLYKFMLDIWGLYHNLEYDSNDDIEPQVIFYNYKNEVLKVTKIKDKTADEISAILDEAGFYKKSQKGEEVPKEFRHYPLKAPRDEL; translated from the exons ATGGTCCCTACAGCAGCGCTGTGCCTCCTCGCCCTCTCTCTTTGCATCAATGCCGAAAGCGACAACGACACAGTAGAAAGGATTCTGATAGAAGACACTGAAGTAGCTAGAGGCAAAGTTATT GCGCCAAGTGTGGTAGGATGCGCCATAAAGAGCAAACCGGGGCTGTACAAATTCATGCTGGATATCTGGGGACTCTA CCATAACCTTGAATATGATTCCAATGATGATATTGAACCTCAGGTCATTTTTTACAATTATAAAAACGAAGTTCTTAAG GTGACTAAAATTAAGGACAAGACGGCAGATGAGATTAGTGCTATACTGGATGAAGCCGGATTTTACAAGAAGTCCCAAAAAGGAGAAGAGGTCCCGAAGGAGTTCCGTCACTATCCACTGAAAGCCCCAAGAGACGAGCTGTGA